From the genome of Fusobacterium varium, one region includes:
- the yfcA_2 gene encoding Sulfite exporter TauE/SafE — MFGLMEGMDLSGFIFLGVACFFAAFIDAIAGGGGLISLPAFLASGLPAHVALGTNKVAACCSTIASSAKFAQSGKINWQLMKKLAIFSFIGAVLGVKTVVMIDSKYLYPIAIVLLIMVLLYTLRNKNLGEENRFEGLNGTNVKWGIVMAFALGFYDGFFGPGTGSFLIFAMIRIFKIDFTNASGNAKILNLSSNVASVIMFVSMGKVAYIYSFSMAAIMVVGAIIGAKMAVTKGTKFIKPMFLIVTTIVLSKMIAESIFGIDVGAGIKNIMTMFMK; from the coding sequence ATGTTTGGTTTAATGGAAGGTATGGATTTATCAGGTTTTATTTTTTTAGGGGTAGCTTGTTTTTTTGCAGCTTTTATTGATGCAATAGCAGGTGGAGGAGGACTTATAAGTCTGCCGGCTTTTCTGGCATCTGGGCTTCCTGCTCATGTAGCACTTGGAACAAATAAGGTTGCAGCATGTTGTTCAACAATAGCAAGTAGTGCTAAATTTGCTCAATCGGGAAAAATCAATTGGCAGTTGATGAAAAAATTAGCAATATTTTCATTTATAGGAGCAGTACTTGGAGTAAAAACAGTAGTAATGATAGATTCAAAATACCTCTATCCAATAGCTATAGTTCTTCTTATTATGGTATTGCTGTATACACTTCGTAATAAGAATCTTGGTGAAGAAAATAGATTTGAGGGATTGAATGGGACAAATGTGAAATGGGGAATAGTTATGGCCTTTGCTTTAGGGTTCTATGATGGATTCTTTGGACCTGGAACAGGTTCTTTTCTTATATTTGCTATGATTAGAATATTCAAGATAGATTTTACTAATGCCAGTGGAAATGCAAAGATATTAAATCTTTCTAGTAATGTGGCAAGTGTTATAATGTTTGTATCTATGGGAAAAGTTGCATATATCTATTCATTTTCAATGGCAGCTATAATGGTGGTAGGAGCAATAATTGGAGCTAAGATGGCAGTAACAAAAGGAACTAAGTTTATAAAACCTATGTTTCTTATTGTTACAACAATAGTTCTTTCAAAAATGATTGCTGAATCTATATTTGGAATAGATGTAGGAGCTGGAATAAAAAATATAATGACAATGTTTATGAAATAG
- the gmuF gene encoding Probable mannose-6-phosphate isomerase gmuF produces MYPLKFKKNLVKKVWGGRKFKEVLNMELPDNDLYGESWEVSSHKGGLSYVDNGDFQGKSLIELIEKYGKDILGEEIAEKFKGKFPLLIKYLDINDRLSVQVHPSDEYALRVEGEFGKSESWYIMEASDDATLILGIKDGITKEIFKERVEAKEFDGLFNTVKVKKGDFINLCPGVVHATMEGSILICEVQQNSDTTYRIYDFDRLVDGKLRELHIDKALDVIDFEGDVEITTDAGRKKILLAGAEKEELIRGEYFNIDKYLVDGEFKDEINRNFKVYSISDGEGKIIYNEKEYHAEKGDTYFIPAGLELKIIGKLEILKSFI; encoded by the coding sequence ATGTATCCATTAAAATTTAAAAAAAATCTTGTAAAAAAAGTATGGGGTGGAAGAAAATTTAAAGAGGTTTTAAATATGGAGCTTCCAGATAATGATTTATATGGGGAATCATGGGAAGTAAGTTCTCATAAGGGAGGACTTTCATATGTTGATAATGGAGATTTTCAAGGAAAATCTTTAATAGAACTTATAGAAAAATATGGAAAGGATATATTGGGAGAAGAAATAGCAGAGAAATTTAAAGGTAAATTTCCTCTTCTTATAAAATATTTAGATATTAATGACAGACTTTCAGTTCAGGTACACCCAAGTGATGAGTATGCTTTAAGAGTAGAAGGGGAATTTGGTAAGAGTGAGAGCTGGTATATAATGGAAGCTAGTGATGATGCTACTCTTATACTTGGAATCAAAGATGGCATAACAAAAGAGATATTTAAAGAAAGAGTAGAGGCAAAAGAGTTTGATGGTCTGTTTAATACTGTAAAAGTAAAAAAAGGAGATTTTATAAACTTATGTCCAGGAGTTGTTCATGCAACTATGGAAGGATCTATTTTGATTTGCGAAGTACAGCAGAATTCTGATACTACTTACAGAATATATGACTTTGATAGATTGGTAGATGGAAAGCTTAGAGAGCTTCATATAGATAAAGCTCTTGATGTAATAGACTTTGAAGGAGATGTAGAAATAACTACTGATGCTGGAAGAAAGAAAATACTTCTGGCAGGAGCAGAGAAAGAGGAGCTTATAAGAGGTGAATATTTCAACATAGATAAATATCTTGTTGATGGAGAATTTAAAGATGAAATTAACAGAAACTTTAAGGTTTATTCTATATCAGATGGTGAAGGTAAAATTATATATAATGAAAAGGAATACCATGCTGAAAAAGGTGATACATATTTTATTCCAGCAGGGTTAGAATTAAAAATAATAGGAAAACTGGAAATCCTTAAATCTTTTATATAG
- the yheS_2 gene encoding Uncharacterized ABC transporter ATP-binding protein YheS codes for MSLINISNLTFAYDGSADNIFENVSFQIDTDWKLGFTGRNGRGKTTFLNLLLGKYEYKGSISGGVIFEYFPFEIKDKTLKTIEIIDSLNYDYQMWELEREMSLLDISEDVLYREFNTLSNGEQTKILLAVLFLKENRFLLIDEPTNHLDIEGREIVAEYLKSKKGFILVSHDRRFLDNCIDHILSINKANIEIQKGNFSSWQVNKEMQDNSEIAKNYKLKKDIKRLEQAAKRTSEWSDKKEEKKSKKSYGGRAPAMIDKGFVGAKAAKMMKRSKNLEARQNSALEEKTKLLKNIELSESLKIKPEEYHSNRMVTLDKISIFYGEKEVCKDVSFTIKKGDRIALRGKNGSGKSTILKLILGEDLKYTGNLYRGSRMKISYVSQETSFLKGKLSDFAKNSGINESLFRAILRKMDFSREQFDKDLSSYSGGQKKKVLIAKSLCERAHLYVWDEPLNFIDVLSRIQIEELILEFQPTIIFVEHDMVFSETIANKIIKL; via the coding sequence ATGTCACTTATAAATATATCAAATTTAACATTTGCTTATGATGGGAGTGCAGATAATATTTTTGAAAATGTATCTTTTCAGATAGATACTGATTGGAAACTAGGATTTACTGGAAGAAACGGAAGAGGAAAAACGACTTTTCTAAATCTTCTTCTGGGGAAATATGAATATAAGGGAAGTATTTCAGGCGGGGTTATATTTGAATATTTTCCTTTTGAGATAAAAGATAAAACTTTAAAAACAATAGAGATAATAGATAGTTTAAACTATGATTATCAAATGTGGGAACTTGAAAGAGAGATGTCACTTCTAGATATTTCAGAGGATGTATTATATAGAGAATTTAATACCCTTTCCAATGGCGAACAGACTAAAATACTTCTTGCAGTTTTATTTTTGAAAGAGAATAGATTTCTTCTCATAGATGAGCCTACCAATCATTTAGATATAGAAGGAAGGGAAATAGTTGCTGAATATCTTAAATCTAAAAAGGGATTTATTCTGGTTTCTCATGATAGGAGATTTTTAGATAATTGTATAGATCATATTTTATCAATAAATAAGGCAAATATAGAGATACAAAAAGGAAATTTTTCATCATGGCAAGTAAACAAAGAGATGCAGGATAACTCTGAAATTGCCAAAAATTATAAGCTAAAGAAAGATATAAAAAGATTAGAACAGGCAGCTAAACGAACTTCAGAATGGTCAGATAAAAAAGAGGAAAAGAAAAGTAAAAAAAGTTATGGTGGAAGAGCTCCAGCTATGATAGATAAGGGATTTGTAGGAGCAAAGGCCGCTAAAATGATGAAAAGGTCAAAAAATCTTGAGGCAAGACAGAATTCTGCCTTGGAAGAAAAAACAAAACTTCTTAAAAATATAGAACTTTCAGAATCTTTAAAAATAAAACCTGAAGAATATCATTCAAACAGAATGGTAACTTTAGATAAAATTTCTATATTTTATGGAGAAAAAGAAGTCTGCAAAGATGTGAGTTTTACTATAAAAAAAGGGGATAGGATCGCTTTAAGAGGAAAAAATGGCTCAGGAAAATCCACTATATTAAAATTAATATTGGGAGAGGATTTAAAATATACAGGAAATCTTTACAGAGGAAGCAGAATGAAAATCTCTTATGTTTCACAGGAAACAAGTTTTCTTAAAGGAAAACTTTCAGATTTTGCTAAAAATAGTGGTATAAATGAGAGTTTATTTAGAGCGATATTAAGAAAAATGGATTTTTCAAGAGAACAATTTGACAAGGATTTAAGCTCATACAGTGGTGGACAGAAAAAGAAAGTTCTTATAGCAAAAAGTTTATGTGAAAGAGCACATCTTTATGTATGGGATGAACCATTAAATTTTATAGATGTTCTCTCAAGAATTCAGATAGAGGAACTTATCTTAGAATTTCAGCCTACTATAATTTTTGTAGAGCATGATATGGTATTTTCTGAAACTATTGCAAATAAAATAATAAAATTATAA
- the licR_3 gene encoding Probable licABCH operon regulator, with protein sequence MAMTRDILNLIKNITQNKINTLEENSKIMDLSERSLRYKIDDCNYHLNILKLPELNIKKGIITFSSTLDTVVEKINENIYLYSFSQDEREKIIINFYLFKKEPTTIEDISIFLGVSAVTLKNDIKRIKKYLKTFMLNLSNENNKCLTITGDERNIRKLLLDILLKNYDITFKNDEIIITKTYYHGFFIPWKEMDNFFDKTITNKAYKLLKNILKENNKNISDEAFKVLFFYILILLNRYQDHEITTIKNMNFLSNTPEYLAVKKFLTESEFSEGELLTLTEYFLGSNTFNFDHSFYGNWVQIETFIMQLIKEVSKFGYSGLDKDETLLEGLINHIKPAIYRAKTGIQLSSEIYNDFKESYPLILNQVEEAWKKCDFQGLNMSNEEIAYIAMHFQLAIKRVKKRVFKDILIVCGSGYSTSKFLAESIQEKFSVNIVDTIPYNMLETYKNVENIDLIITTIANLESTLLPVVTVSPILSKDDVRKLEALHLSQSKNKIKLSKLLEIAKRNAIIQNEENFIRDMKRHFKNEILDDISKSSFLKFTDMISMSRIEKRKKADSWEDAIKMSGVKLIEENIVSEGYLDEIIDLINKFGSYMVIQEGIILSHARGNESVSKTGISILLLDEPVEFPENEKVKLLITLASKDKREHLNGLMEFINTLREVKLLNTLENCQTISEIYITFKNLFN encoded by the coding sequence ATGGCCATGACTAGAGATATTCTAAATCTCATAAAAAACATAACTCAGAACAAAATTAATACACTGGAAGAAAATTCTAAAATTATGGATTTAAGTGAAAGAAGTCTAAGATACAAAATAGATGACTGTAATTATCATTTAAACATATTGAAGCTTCCAGAATTAAATATAAAAAAGGGAATAATTACTTTTTCTTCTACATTAGATACAGTAGTAGAAAAAATAAATGAAAATATCTATCTTTACAGCTTCTCACAAGATGAAAGAGAAAAAATAATAATTAACTTTTATCTTTTTAAAAAAGAGCCAACTACCATAGAAGATATAAGTATATTTCTTGGAGTCAGTGCAGTAACTTTAAAAAATGATATCAAACGTATAAAAAAATATTTAAAGACATTTATGCTGAATCTATCTAATGAAAATAATAAGTGCCTTACTATTACAGGAGATGAAAGAAATATTAGAAAACTCCTGTTGGATATTCTTTTAAAAAACTATGATATCACATTTAAAAATGATGAAATAATAATAACAAAAACATATTATCATGGATTCTTCATTCCTTGGAAAGAAATGGATAACTTCTTTGATAAAACTATTACTAATAAAGCATATAAACTTTTAAAAAATATACTCAAAGAAAATAATAAAAATATAAGCGATGAAGCTTTTAAAGTTTTATTCTTCTATATTCTTATACTGCTTAATAGATATCAGGATCATGAAATAACTACAATTAAAAATATGAATTTTCTTTCAAATACACCAGAATATTTAGCAGTTAAAAAATTCCTTACTGAATCTGAATTTTCGGAAGGAGAGCTTTTAACACTTACTGAATATTTTCTTGGAAGCAATACTTTCAATTTTGATCATTCGTTTTATGGAAACTGGGTACAGATTGAAACTTTCATAATGCAGCTGATTAAAGAGGTAAGCAAATTCGGCTACTCTGGTTTGGATAAAGATGAAACTCTTCTTGAAGGACTTATCAATCATATAAAACCTGCTATCTACAGAGCAAAAACTGGAATACAGTTAAGTTCAGAGATTTACAACGATTTTAAAGAAAGCTATCCTCTGATACTAAATCAGGTAGAAGAAGCATGGAAAAAGTGTGACTTTCAGGGATTGAATATGTCAAATGAAGAAATTGCATATATAGCAATGCATTTTCAACTTGCTATTAAAAGAGTTAAAAAAAGAGTATTCAAAGATATTCTTATAGTTTGTGGTTCAGGATACAGTACATCAAAGTTTTTGGCAGAAAGTATTCAGGAAAAATTTTCGGTAAATATTGTAGATACTATTCCATACAATATGCTTGAAACTTATAAGAATGTTGAAAATATAGATTTAATAATAACTACTATTGCAAATTTGGAAAGTACTCTTCTTCCAGTAGTAACTGTATCACCAATATTAAGTAAAGATGATGTAAGAAAGTTGGAAGCACTTCATCTTTCACAATCTAAAAATAAAATAAAACTATCCAAGCTTTTAGAAATTGCAAAGAGAAATGCAATCATACAAAATGAAGAAAATTTTATAAGAGATATGAAAAGACACTTCAAAAATGAAATATTAGATGATATTTCAAAATCAAGTTTCTTAAAATTTACCGATATGATCAGCATGTCCAGAATAGAAAAAAGAAAAAAAGCTGATAGCTGGGAAGATGCAATCAAAATGAGTGGGGTAAAGCTCATTGAAGAAAATATTGTATCTGAAGGTTATCTTGATGAAATAATAGATCTTATTAATAAATTTGGAAGCTATATGGTAATACAGGAAGGAATTATCCTTTCTCATGCCAGAGGAAATGAAAGTGTATCCAAAACAGGTATAAGTATTCTTTTATTAGATGAACCTGTTGAATTTCCTGAAAATGAAAAAGTAAAACTTCTCATTACCCTTGCCAGCAAAGACAAGAGAGAACATCTCAATGGATTGATGGAATTTATCAATACTTTGAGAGAAGTAAAGCTTCTGAATACTTTAGAAAATTGTCAAACTATTAGTGAAATTTACATAACATTTAAAAATTTATTTAATTAG
- the manP_2 gene encoding EIIBCA-Man → MALINANRILLNKTMKNKNEAIKEMAKLFVEDGVVDNYDEYLKSLMDREAIAETAVGYEVGLPHGKSTAVKYPAVAFARLSKDIMWSEEEQETAKFIFMLAIPTAAAGNEHINILVNLSKKILDDDFRELLSKSNDVEEIMNAINN, encoded by the coding sequence ATGGCATTAATAAATGCAAACCGTATTTTATTAAACAAAACTATGAAAAACAAAAATGAAGCAATCAAAGAAATGGCAAAATTATTCGTTGAAGATGGAGTTGTAGACAATTATGATGAATATCTTAAATCTTTGATGGATAGAGAAGCTATTGCTGAAACTGCTGTTGGATATGAAGTAGGACTTCCACATGGAAAAAGTACAGCTGTAAAATATCCTGCTGTGGCATTTGCCAGATTAAGTAAAGATATTATGTGGAGCGAAGAGGAACAGGAAACTGCAAAGTTTATATTTATGCTTGCAATACCTACTGCTGCTGCTGGAAATGAACATATCAATATTCTTGTAAATCTTTCTAAAAAAATACTAGATGATGATTTCAGAGAACTTTTATCTAAGTCTAATGATGTAGAAGAAATAATGAACGCAATAAACAACTAA
- the manP_3 gene encoding EIIBCA-Man, producing the protein MLPFIVAGGVLLSLAVMMGGKGAVPDSGLLKNISDMGIAGLTIFPAVLGGYIAYSIADRPGLAPGMIGSWIAVQQYSTGFLGAIIVGFLAGFIVNQLKKIKLPASMKSVSTIFICPLFGTLIVCGIVMWVIGTPIALMMAGLNGWLTGMQDASKAVLGAILGGMTAFDMGGPINKVATLFAQTQVGEHPWLMGGVGIAICTPPIGMGIATFLAPKKYTQDEKEAGKAAILMGMIGISEGAIPFAVSDPLRVLPSIVVGGMVGNIIGFIMNVINHAPWGGWIVLPVVEGKIGYIIGTLAGAAVTAIMVNTMKKPVSELKEAIEAEKEEEELELELDFD; encoded by the coding sequence ATGCTTCCATTCATCGTTGCAGGAGGAGTACTTTTATCACTTGCTGTTATGATGGGAGGAAAGGGAGCTGTTCCTGATTCTGGATTATTAAAAAATATTTCTGATATGGGTATTGCTGGACTTACTATATTCCCTGCTGTTCTTGGTGGATATATTGCTTATTCTATAGCTGACAGACCTGGGCTTGCTCCTGGTATGATTGGTTCTTGGATTGCTGTTCAACAATACAGTACTGGATTCTTAGGAGCTATTATAGTTGGTTTCTTAGCTGGATTTATTGTTAATCAATTGAAAAAAATCAAACTTCCAGCAAGTATGAAATCTGTATCTACAATCTTTATCTGTCCTTTATTTGGAACTTTAATAGTTTGTGGAATAGTTATGTGGGTAATAGGAACTCCTATTGCATTGATGATGGCTGGATTAAATGGTTGGCTGACTGGAATGCAGGATGCTAGTAAAGCTGTTCTTGGAGCTATTCTTGGAGGAATGACAGCATTTGATATGGGAGGGCCTATCAATAAAGTTGCTACTCTGTTTGCTCAAACTCAAGTTGGAGAACATCCATGGCTTATGGGAGGAGTTGGTATAGCTATCTGTACTCCACCTATCGGAATGGGAATTGCTACATTCCTTGCACCTAAAAAATATACACAAGATGAAAAAGAAGCCGGTAAAGCTGCTATACTTATGGGAATGATTGGAATCTCTGAAGGAGCTATTCCATTTGCAGTATCAGATCCATTAAGAGTTCTTCCATCTATTGTTGTTGGTGGTATGGTTGGAAATATCATTGGATTTATCATGAATGTTATTAACCATGCTCCTTGGGGTGGTTGGATAGTTCTTCCTGTAGTAGAAGGGAAAATAGGATATATCATTGGTACACTTGCAGGAGCTGCTGTCACAGCTATCATGGTAAATACTATGAAAAAACCTGTATCTGAATTAAAAGAAGCCATTGAAGCTGAAAAAGAAGAAGAAGAACTTGAATTGGAATTAGATTTTGACTAG
- the manP_4 gene encoding EIIBCA-Man encodes MKIVAVTACPSGVAHTYMAAEALKKAGEKLGVEIKVETQGGIGIENVITEADLANTDYVVLTKEVAIKNEERFKGKKIVRVKIADAVKKAEDIVKKLIEHYNSNN; translated from the coding sequence ATGAAAATAGTTGCTGTTACAGCTTGTCCGTCAGGAGTGGCTCATACATATATGGCTGCTGAAGCTCTTAAAAAAGCTGGAGAAAAATTAGGGGTAGAAATAAAAGTAGAAACTCAAGGTGGTATTGGTATTGAAAATGTTATCACTGAAGCAGATTTAGCAAATACAGATTATGTAGTTTTAACTAAAGAAGTTGCTATTAAAAATGAAGAAAGATTTAAAGGTAAAAAAATAGTAAGAGTTAAAATAGCAGACGCTGTAAAAAAAGCTGAAGATATAGTTAAGAAACTTATTGAGCATTACAATTCAAATAATTAA
- the nlpD_1 gene encoding Murein hydrolase activator NlpD precursor, which produces MKLKSKILIFLLLIVICGMIIPQKFSMPVENGTKRDYNQKSFWFYPWGKSITHKGVDIFAKSGTNVLSSTIGLVIYEGNLKSGGNVVLVLGPKWRLHYYAHLKTIDIKRFSFVKRGEKIGSVGDTGNAAGKPSHLHYSIVTLIPYPWLKDDSKQGWRKMLYLNPIEYLNNAEN; this is translated from the coding sequence ATGAAGCTGAAATCAAAGATACTTATATTTTTACTGCTCATAGTGATATGTGGAATGATCATACCTCAAAAATTTTCTATGCCTGTAGAGAATGGAACTAAGAGAGATTACAATCAGAAAAGCTTCTGGTTTTATCCATGGGGAAAATCTATAACTCATAAGGGAGTAGATATATTTGCTAAATCTGGAACAAATGTACTAAGCTCTACAATAGGACTTGTTATATATGAGGGAAATTTAAAGTCAGGAGGAAATGTTGTATTGGTACTTGGACCTAAATGGAGATTGCATTATTATGCCCATTTAAAAACTATTGATATAAAAAGATTTTCTTTTGTAAAAAGAGGAGAGAAGATAGGGAGTGTAGGAGATACTGGAAATGCAGCAGGAAAACCTTCTCATCTTCATTATTCAATAGTCACATTGATTCCTTATCCTTGGCTGAAAGATGATTCAAAACAAGGGTGGAGAAAAATGCTGTATCTGAATCCAATAGAGTACTTAAATAATGCTGAAAATTAA
- a CDS encoding Cupin domain: MEFLDLFENFNINGQLLLSEKTIYFKDIPWSKHPTFEGVELKHLLTSKETSGEFSYHLVKIAPNKKIGNHVHETQVETHEVIAGSGICINSGKEFTYKSGSVSIFPMKVPHEITADENGLYIFAKFIPPLL; encoded by the coding sequence ATGGAGTTTCTAGACTTATTTGAAAATTTCAATATTAATGGACAATTATTATTATCAGAAAAAACTATTTATTTTAAAGATATTCCTTGGTCTAAGCACCCTACATTTGAAGGGGTAGAGTTAAAGCATCTGCTTACCTCAAAAGAAACATCTGGGGAGTTCAGCTATCATTTAGTAAAAATAGCTCCAAATAAAAAAATTGGGAATCATGTTCATGAAACACAAGTTGAAACTCATGAAGTAATAGCTGGAAGTGGTATCTGCATAAATTCTGGAAAAGAGTTCACATATAAATCAGGAAGTGTATCTATTTTCCCAATGAAAGTACCTCACGAAATAACTGCTGATGAAAATGGCTTGTATATATTTGCAAAGTTTATTCCCCCTCTTCTTTAA
- the btr gene encoding Bacillibactin transport regulator has product MSEKRKIDFFHYLNTGIELVISENTADTYPLHNHISVFIIGMILNGEINLRISEKFYNYKSNQIFIIPPYVPHEIKSLSSYSLLSICINKNLLKKEGIAGIQKIISPILENILRSKRISQKEADLLSNRLKILEKYTNIDEDRDRELEKIKKYLEIFPENILTIDEMADIAFSSKFNFIRKFKKRIGLTPHQFQIQNRIRKAQKLLEKSFVTSEVALTTGFYDQSHFIRNFKKIVKMTPLEYRSSINRIHFFKEEGE; this is encoded by the coding sequence ATGTCAGAAAAAAGAAAGATAGATTTTTTCCATTATTTGAATACTGGAATAGAATTAGTCATAAGTGAAAATACTGCAGATACCTACCCTCTGCATAATCATATATCTGTTTTTATTATTGGAATGATATTAAATGGTGAAATAAATCTTAGAATATCAGAAAAGTTTTACAATTACAAATCAAATCAAATTTTTATAATTCCCCCATATGTTCCCCATGAAATAAAATCTTTAAGTTCATATTCTCTTTTAAGTATATGTATAAATAAAAATTTATTAAAGAAAGAAGGAATTGCAGGAATTCAGAAGATAATATCTCCTATATTGGAAAATATTTTAAGAAGTAAGAGAATATCTCAAAAAGAAGCTGACTTACTTTCAAATAGATTAAAAATTTTAGAAAAATATACAAATATTGACGAAGATAGAGATAGAGAGTTGGAAAAAATAAAGAAATATTTGGAAATATTTCCAGAAAATATTTTAACTATAGATGAAATGGCAGATATTGCATTTTCAAGCAAGTTTAATTTTATAAGAAAATTTAAAAAAAGAATAGGACTTACTCCACATCAGTTTCAGATACAAAATCGTATAAGAAAGGCTCAGAAACTTTTAGAAAAATCTTTTGTAACATCAGAAGTGGCTTTAACCACAGGTTTTTATGATCAAAGCCACTTTATAAGAAATTTTAAAAAAATAGTAAAAATGACACCATTAGAATATCGGTCTTCTATTAATAGAATTCATTTTTTTAAAGAAGAGGGGGAATAA
- the lysC_1 gene encoding Aspartokinase 2, with amino-acid sequence MRVVLKYGGSSVATIEKIKAISGYISKLKKEKYDEIVVVASAMGKTTDTLIKMANEISSSPNQRELDSLLSTGEQQTVTLLSIALNAKGEKAVSLTGTQANVKTMGIHTKSKIKSIEVERIESYLKEGKIVIVTGFQGVNENGDITTLGRGGSDTSAVALAAALKCECRIYTDVEGIYSVDPRIYKNAKLLDKISYEEMMEMAHLGAGVMETRAVELGKKFNIPIFVGRSLSEAGGTYIMERDSALEEKLVTGLSVANEIIVTTISNIEYSSKKIADIFSTINSCGLNINMITQNINRNRKTDISFSCTLGEKYLLDQVVKQIKSKYPEIEIEYEDNLGMISVVGIGMINNSEIAGRFFSALSNAGVEFYQVTTSEISISCSVDRNLINRAVESAAIEFEL; translated from the coding sequence ATGAGAGTAGTATTAAAGTATGGTGGTTCAAGTGTAGCGACAATAGAAAAAATAAAAGCAATTTCTGGGTATATTAGCAAGTTGAAGAAGGAAAAGTATGATGAAATTGTTGTTGTTGCTTCAGCAATGGGAAAGACAACAGATACTTTGATAAAGATGGCAAATGAAATTTCTTCTAGTCCTAATCAGAGGGAACTTGATTCACTTCTTTCAACTGGAGAACAGCAGACAGTCACACTTCTTTCAATAGCATTAAATGCCAAGGGAGAAAAGGCAGTATCTCTTACTGGGACACAAGCTAATGTAAAAACAATGGGAATACATACAAAGAGCAAGATAAAAAGCATAGAGGTAGAGAGAATAGAAAGTTATCTAAAAGAGGGGAAGATAGTTATAGTAACGGGATTTCAAGGAGTTAATGAAAATGGAGATATAACAACATTGGGAAGAGGAGGCTCAGATACAAGTGCAGTGGCATTAGCTGCTGCTTTAAAATGTGAATGTAGAATATATACTGATGTAGAGGGAATATATAGTGTAGATCCAAGAATATATAAAAATGCAAAATTACTGGATAAGATTTCATATGAGGAGATGATGGAAATGGCACATCTTGGTGCAGGAGTTATGGAAACAAGAGCAGTAGAATTAGGGAAGAAATTTAATATACCAATTTTTGTAGGAAGAAGTTTAAGTGAAGCAGGAGGTACATATATCATGGAGAGAGATAGTGCTTTAGAAGAAAAATTAGTAACTGGTTTGAGTGTAGCAAATGAAATAATTGTAACTACAATTTCAAATATAGAATATTCATCAAAGAAAATAGCAGATATATTTTCAACAATAAACAGTTGTGGATTAAATATAAATATGATTACACAAAATATAAACAGAAATAGAAAAACAGATATATCATTCAGCTGTACTCTTGGGGAGAAATATCTGCTAGATCAAGTAGTGAAGCAAATAAAAAGTAAATATCCAGAAATAGAAATAGAATATGAAGATAATCTAGGTATGATATCAGTTGTAGGAATTGGAATGATAAATAATTCTGAAATTGCAGGAAGATTTTTTTCAGCATTAAGTAATGCTGGAGTGGAATTTTATCAAGTAACTACTTCTGAAATAAGTATATCATGCAGTGTAGATAGAAATTTAATAAATAGAGCAGTAGAGTCAGCTGCTATAGAATTTGAACTTTAA
- the hup_13 gene encoding HCj: protein MNKKELAKLYSTVSQGKVSQKAALEEINVFTQTLQEALCKYNSVSFINIGVFEILERKPRLVSNPSTREIMKLYPKKVVRFRASKNLIKQKSI from the coding sequence ATGAATAAGAAAGAATTGGCAAAGCTATACAGTACAGTAAGTCAGGGGAAGGTATCACAAAAGGCAGCACTAGAAGAAATAAATGTATTTACCCAAACTCTACAGGAAGCCTTATGTAAGTATAATTCAGTATCATTTATCAATATAGGAGTATTTGAAATACTGGAAAGAAAGCCAAGATTAGTAAGTAATCCATCAACTAGGGAGATAATGAAACTCTATCCAAAGAAGGTAGTAAGGTTTAGAGCATCTAAAAATCTAATAAAACAGAAGAGTATATAA